A genomic segment from Orientia tsutsugamushi str. Boryong encodes:
- a CDS encoding Arm DNA-binding domain-containing protein has protein sequence MESRSLTLKLTDKLIRKIKIPTERTSTIKDKIEPGLNLRISPSGRKTWSFEKKFRKEVIKIRIGEFPYLSIRLLSKLYNDVKWCYKNLI, from the coding sequence ATGGAATCAAGATCATTAACATTAAAGTTAACAGATAAGTTAATAAGAAAAATAAAAATTCCGACTGAAAGAACATCAACCATCAAGGATAAAATTGAACCAGGACTTAACCTAAGAATATCACCGTCAGGAAGAAAAACATGGTCTTTTGAAAAAAAATTTAGAAAAGAAGTGATAAAAATAAGGATAGGGGAATTTCCATATTTATCTATTAGACTTCTTTCGAAACTATACAATGATGTAAAATGGTGTTATAAAAATCTGATTTGA